From Lysobacter auxotrophicus, the proteins below share one genomic window:
- a CDS encoding LysM peptidoglycan-binding domain-containing protein, whose amino-acid sequence MTTPDKKADFSDVQSNVESTEQIKPDFSDVQSTISSTEQIESATAGEARSYTVQKGDTLSHIAKQFYGKAGQWHAIFDANRDQLDDPDRIQPGQVLRIPPAGE is encoded by the coding sequence GTGACGACACCGGACAAGAAGGCCGACTTCTCCGACGTGCAAAGCAACGTCGAAAGCACGGAGCAGATCAAGCCGGATTTCAGCGACGTCCAGTCCACGATCAGTTCCACCGAACAGATCGAATCGGCGACGGCCGGTGAAGCGCGCAGCTACACCGTGCAGAAGGGCGACACGCTGTCGCACATCGCCAAGCAGTTCTACGGCAAGGCCGGACAGTGGCACGCGATCTTCGACGCGAACCGCGACCAGCTCGATGATCCCGACCGCATCCAGCCCGGCCAGGTGCTGCGCATTCCGCCCGCGGGCGAATGA